Proteins from a genomic interval of Papaver somniferum cultivar HN1 chromosome 4, ASM357369v1, whole genome shotgun sequence:
- the LOC113273218 gene encoding pheromone-processing carboxypeptidase KEX1-like, which translates to MNTPEKTRVSKTPSVPVRRRPRLKGKGVKNSTSKNLFGETGGSSTKPVVLDSDEDVEMRAGQDEDIENRQSDEDIEDVGVVNHDYWVNKAMLDREMGDAQADEYVVELDNICEDECNPVEDPDATPIYDSDEDSDCMKYDSEEDSADSNDDAKEDSGDSSDDGEQNNDEGDVENKDDDPEWFRNFKDERALNFPDEVIEQGDNGRDKGKHNGGTTEMKDDDPEWLKNFKDERLMTFPEEEVIEEEEEEFFPDQ; encoded by the exons ATGAACACACCCGAGAAGACTAGAGTGTCAAAGACACCATCAGTTCCAGTGAGAAGAAGACCTAGACTGAAAGGTAAAGGAGTTAAAAATTCTACTTCAAAGAATTTGTTTGGTGAGACAGGTGGTTCAAGTACCAAACCAGTTGTACTTGATAGTGATGAAGATGTAGAAATGAGAGCTGGTCAAGATGAAGACATTGAAAATAGACAAAGTGATGAAGACATTGAAGATGTTGGGGTAGTTAATCATGATTATTGGGTAAATAAAGCAATGCTAGATAGAGAAATGGGAGATGCTCAAGCTGATGAATATGTTGTTGAACTTGATAACATTTGTGAGGATGAGTGCAACCCTGTAGAGGACCCTGATGCTACACCAATAtatgatagtgatgaagatagtgaTTGTATGAAGTATGATTCAGAAGAAGATAGTGCTGATTCAAATGATGATGCAAAAGAAGATAGTGGTGATTCAAGTGATGACGGTGAACAAAATAATGATGAAG GTGATGTTGAGAACAAGGATGATGATCCTGAATGGTTCAGGAACTTTAAGGATGAGAGGGCATTGAACTTCCCTGATGAAGTTATTGAACAAGGAGATAATGGAAGAGATAAGGGAAAACATAATGGAG gtaCTACTGAGATGAAAGATGATGATCCTGAATGGTTGAAGAATTTTAAAGATGAGAGGTTAATGACCTTCCCCGAGGAAGaagttattgaagaagaagaggaagaattttTCCCAGACCAATAA